CACACGCCGGGCAATGGCTTTTCCGGAGTCCACCAGTTTTACCTCGGGCAGGCACTGGTGCAGTTCTTCTGCCAGCAGCGGAAAATGAGTACACCCCAGCACCAGCGCATTGGGGCCACCTTCGCCTCGCCAGGGGGCCAGAATGCGGGCAAGGCGCGCCATATCCACCGGCTGACCGGCCAGCTTGTTTTCTGCCATTTTCACCAGTTCGGTGGTGCCCAGCATGGAGACCTGCATATCGGCGGCAAAGCTTTGTACCAGCTCGGCGGTATAACGGCGAGACACGGTGCCCGGAGTGGCCAGCAGGCCGATATGCTTGAGCCCGTGCAGCCGGCAGTATTCCGCTGCCGGCTTGATGGCCGGCACCACCCCCACCACGGGAATATGCAGCCGTTCACGCAGGGCCGGCAGCACATGGGTGCTGGCGGTGTTGCAGGCGATCACCACAATGTCGATGCCGTGCGTCGGCACAAAGGCCGTCAGCAGTTCCAGCACCCGCTCCACCAGATGGACCTCGCCCAGCTCGCCATAGGGAAAGCAGGCGTTGTCGAACAGGTAGAAGTACTGGTGTGCCGGCAGCGCCCGGTGCACTTCCCGGTAGACGGAAAGCCCCCCCATGCCGGAGTCGAAGATAAGAATGTTTGCCACTGACTGCCCTCGCTGTGCAAGGGCGCCATGATAACGCCAACGGCCAAAAAAGAAAAAAGCCGGCGCGAGGGCCGGCCTGGGGCGGAAATGTCTGGACGATCAGAAGCGGTAGTCAGCGCCGACGTAGAACTCCATATCGGGGGCATCGTAGCCATAAGTAACCTGATAGTCCTTGTCGAACAGGTTGTTCACCTTGCCATTCAGGGTCAGGTTGCTGGTGAGCGGATAGCGGGCACCGACGTTCCAGATAGTGTAGGAAGGCAATACCAGCTCTCTTGCCGGCCAAGTACTGAAATCGTTATCGCTCCGTTCACCCACATACAACACCTGAGCAAACAGGTTGACATCGGCCACATCAATATCACCGGTCCAACTGGCCTTGCGCTTGGCACGACGGATCAGCTGACGACCATTATTGTTCAGATCGTCAATATCGGTATGTTCAAAACTGACGGTGTGATGCAGCAGGCCTGTGTCCGCCTTGACGCTCAGTTCCAGCCCCTTGATCACCACATCGGTATTACCGAACCTTCTCTCACCCTGTCGACTAATCAGATTTTGAATATTGTTGCGGTACAGATTCAACTGCCAGTCAAGCAAGGAGTAATCACCAGACAACATCAACTCCCAGCTTTCCGATTCTTCGGGTTCCAGATTTGGCTTTTCATAGGAAGGCCAGTAGAGCTGGGTAAAGCTGGGCGCCTTGAAGGCAGTACCATAGCTAAGGGTAGCCTTGTGCTGCGCCGGCAGTTCCACCGACACAGCGGTTTGCCAGGTGTCATAAGTACCGAACTGCTCATTGTCATCGATTCGCCCGGTCAGCTCGATGGACACGGGCGCCCAGGTATGGAACACAGACGCGTAAACGCCGGTGTTATCCCTGTCGGGGGCGGAAAAGCTGATCAGCCCCGGCGGGAAGGTGTTCCAGTCCTGCGCTCTGGAACTAGACAACAAGCGCTCCCGCTGCCAGTCCATCCCCGCCAGCACATAGCCGGCGTCGGCGTAATGATACTGGGTCAGCCCCGCCACCTGAGTAACGGCCGTGCTGAGGTTGGTCTGGTACTGGCTGCCTTTGCCTTCGCCTTCATTCCAGGAAAGCAGCTCGGTTTCGCCGTAGCTTACGCTCAGCTGGCTATTCAACTGCTCATCCCGATAACGAATGCCGGCATCGGCCTGATAGGCGGTGGTCTGGGAGTAATCACCATCCCAGGGGTTGATGAAGTCACGGTTGACGTCATAGGCCACCTCATCCTGCCAGCTGTTCAAATTGGCATCCAACGTCCAGCGCGGATCCAGCTGATGCTCCACACCCAAAGTCAGATTTTTGCTTTCAAAGCCGTCGCGATCCGATTCATTATTATCTGCCACCACATCGTAACCACGGGTTTCCCGGTAACCGGTGGCCAGCTGCAGCCGAGTCGCGTCGGTCACCCACTGGTTGATGGAGACATCGGCGGCATAGTAGTCGTGACTACCAGTGGTAACTCCTACCTGAGCAGAGTTAACCTTGGAAGTGGTAATAATATTGACCACGCCACCGATGGCCTTGGAGCCATAAATGGCGGCGCGAGGACCACGAATATACTCAACGCGCTCCACATTATTCACCGGCAGCTGACTGAAGTTCACATCGCCAGAGACTGACCTGGCCATGGGCTTGCCATTCAGCAACACCAGTACGTGATCAGAATTGGTACCACGGATAAAGAGGCTGGAGTTTTGGCCAATACCACCGTTCTGGGTACCGAACTGCATTCCCGGCAGGGTTTCAAGCAAGTCGACGAGAGATCGGGGCTGGCGGCGTTCAATTTCGGCCTTGGTGATCACTTCCACCGGGGCCAGAGCACTGGTGAGCGGCTGCTCAACCCGGTTGTAGATGGTGATGGAGGTGGGGTCGGATGAATTCTGGGCAAAGGCGGCCCATGGCAGCAAGGCGGCTGCCAACAACTTTCTGGACATGTTCTTCCCTAGTACGCGTAGTGAGGCCAGCAGGCCTTGTGATTTCCTCTTTGGCAGGTATTCGGGCTTGAAGGCTCGGGCTGTGGCCCACCTACGGCGACGGCTTCCCACCTTGCGGCAGTGCCTGAGTTTCCCCGTGTCGCTTTCGTTCCTTTTTACCGCTGCGCGCCAGCTCCGGATTTGCACCGGATTCCCGTTTACGCCTGTCGGCACCAAAGCGCGGGCATTATAGGCATTGGTGATCTGACTGTATATGCATATTTAGCGACAGAAAAAGCACACCTCCTGCAAACGGCAAATATGAGCGAGCTCGCAATTACAGAATATTTACATATATTTAACTTCGAACTGTTTGATAGCCTGAATGTTAACCATATGAGCCCCATCGCCAACCACGCACAAGGAGAGAACATCATGGCCAGCGACTCCGACAACAAGCAACCGCCGCAGCAGCGGGGACTGCACGAGCTTTACCGGGAAGACCCCATCAAGGCCGATGAGCAACTCTGGGGCCGGGAAACCGATCCCGGCAGCCGCCGCGGCTTTTTAAAACGCAGCGGCCTGCTGGCCATGGCCACGGCACTGGGGGCCAGCATTCCCTTTGCCAAAAACATGCCGGCCGGCCTGATCCCGGCGGCCTTTGCCCAGTCGGACGAACCCTTTACCCTGCCGGGCAAGGAAGGACTGGTGGTGCTCAACGACAGGCCCATCAATGCCGAAACGCCGCCGCACCTGCTGGATGACGAAGTCACGCCGGCCCGGCACATGTTTGTGCGCAACAACGGCCTGGTGCCCAATATTGACACTCTGAACCCGGACAACTGGACCCTGGAGATAGGTGGCGAATCCTGCGAGACCCCCACCACCTTTACCCTTGCCGAGCTCAAGTCCCGCTTCAAGCATTACAGCTATCAGCTGACGGTGGAATGCGGCGGCAACGGCCGCAGTGAATACGTACCGGCGGCCAGCGGCAACCAGTGGACGACGGGAGCGGTGGCCTGCCCCAAATTTACCGGGGTGCGACTGCGGGATGTACTGGAAGCCTGCGGCATCAAAAAGGACGCGGTGTACATCGGCTACTACGGCGGCGATCTGCACCCCAGCGGCGACCCGAGCAAGGAAGCCATTTCCCGGGGCGTGCCCATGTCCAAGGCGCTGGAAGACGAAACCCTGATCGCCTGGGCCATGAACGATGAAGACATGCCGGTACTGAACGGTCATCCGCTGCGGCTGGTGTGCGGCGGCTGGCCCGCCTCCACCTCGGGCAAATGGCTGAAGAAAATCGTGATCCGCAACCAGGTGCACGACGGCAACAAGATGGCCGCCCCCTCCTATATGGTGCCCAAATACCCGGTGGCGCCGGGCACCCAGGTGCCGAACGAAGATATGGAAATTATTGAATCCATGCCGGTCAAATCGCTGATCACCTTTCCCAAAACCGGCATCAGCCACGCGCTGGGCCAGCCACTGGCGGTGCGTGGACACGCCTGGGCCGGAGACCTGGCGGTGAACGAAGTGCACCTGTCCATCGACTTTGGCGCCACCTGGCACAAGGCCGAATTGCGCGCTCCGGTCAACCGGCTGGCCTGGCAGCACTGGCACAGCGAGCTGAGCTTTCCGGAAAAGGGCTATTACGAGATCTGGGCCAAGGCGGTAGACACCAATGGCAAGGCGCAACCCATGGTGGTGCCGGGCTGGAACCCCAGAGGCTACCTCAACAACGCCTGCCATCGCATTGCGGTGCAAATCGTCTAGGAGGCACCCATGATACGCACTGCTGCACTGGGCCTGCTGCTGGGCCTGGCCGCCATACCGGCCGCTGCCGCCGAACTGGACCCGCAAACCGGCTTTATCATCGCCCCCGGCTGGGAGACGGTGCGCAACAACTGCACCGCCTGCCATTCCGCCAAACTGGTTACCCAGAACAGCGGCAGCCGGGAGCACTGGCTGTCACTGATCCGCTGGATGCAGGAGAAGCAGGGATTGTGGGCCTTTGATGCCCAGACCGAAGACACCATTCTCAGCTATCTGAGCACCGCCTATGGGCCCAAGACCGGCGCCCGCCGGCCACCACTGAGGATGGATCAGCTGCCGGAAAATCCCTACCGGCCATCGACCGAATCTCAGTAATTCACGCTGATGTAGGGCACTTCTTCCACGTTCAGCCGGGCCTTGATGGCCACGGTGAGCACACAGAAGAAGTTGGCCAGCACATTGGCAAAGCGGGGCAGGGTTTCGTCGAAACGCCTGCCTTCTTCCTCCAGCCGCACCAGCATGCGCACAATTTTCTTGGCGGTACAACGGCACAGGTGCAGCTGCGGCACCGGTGCCGGCCCGCGGGGCAACACGAATCCCGTTACCCTGCCCTGGGTTTGCTGCTGATAATGGCTGTAACGCTCTTTCAGCCACTCGATATGCGGCTCAAAAATGCCGTTCTTGCCCCGTACCGACCCGTTCAGGTGATAAATCAGTGGCTGTAGCTGCTCGAGATCAACCTGGATGTCGTCGCAGCCTGCGGGCAGTGCCGCCAGCACCACGCCAAGGTGGCAGCAGAGCTCGTCGGTGAGAATTTCATAATCGCAGGTGAGGCGGGTTTCATAGATGAAGGGGTAACACCACTCCCGCAAGTCGTCCGGCCTGGGTCGCCGCATGGGCTGGCTCCTGAAGTCTGAATGCTGCCCCAAGTCTGGCAAAAAGTCCTCACTGCCACCAGCTTCGGGGCGGCCAACTGGACAAATTCACTACAACCCGTAGAATTTGCGCTCCGTTTTAAAGTGAGGCACGTCATGAGCACCCAGGTCACCCCGCACAGCTACCAGACCCAACTGGACGAAAAGGCCGCCCGGCTGGAGCAGACCTTTGCTCCCTTCAATCCACCCGCGCTGGAAATCTTTGCGTCCGAACCCGAGCACTACCGCATGCGGGCCGAATTCCGGGTGTGGCACGAAGGCGACGACCTCTACTACATCATGTTCGACCAGGCCACCCGGGAAAAATACCGGGTTGAGCGGTTTCCGGCCGCCTCAGCACTGATCAACACCGCCATGCCGCTGCTGCTGGAAGCGCTCAGGCCCAACCCGGTACTGCGCCGCAAGCTGTTTCAGGTAGACTTTCTGTCGTCTTTGAGCAACGAGCTGGTGATCAGCCTGCTGTATCACCGCCAGCTGGGTGAAGACTGGCAGGCCGAGGTGCAGCATTTACGCGCCCGGCTGAAAGAACAAGGCATCAGCGCCCATATTATCGGCCGCGCCAAAAAGCAGAAGCTGGTGCACGACTGCGATTATGTAGTGGAGCGGCTGAACGTGGCCGGCAAAGAGCTGATTTATCAGCAGGTAGAAAACAGCTTTACCCAACCCAACGGCCGCATGAACGAGCACATGCTGGGCTGGGCGCTGGACGTGACACAAGGAGCCAGTGGTGATCTGCTGGAGCTGTATTGCGGTAACGGCAACTTCTCCCTGGCCCTGGCGCGAAACTTTCGCCGGGTGCTGGCCACGGAGATTTCCAGCTCGTCGGTGAAGTCGGCCCAGTACAACATTGCCGAAAATGCCATCGACAACGTCACCATACTGCGCATGTCGGCGGAAGAGTTCACCCAGGCCATGCGTGGCGTACGCGAGTTTCGCCGGTTAAAAGGCGTGGACCTGCAAAGCTACGAGTGCAACACCATACTGGTGGATCCGCCCCGGGCCGGACTGGACGAAGACACCGTGAAGCTGGTGCAGGACTACGACAACATCGTTTATATCTCCTGCAACCCGGACACCCTGCTCCAAAACCTGAACACCCTGGGTCAGACCCACCATATCGGCCGCTTTGCGCTGTTTGACCAG
The Oceanimonas pelagia genome window above contains:
- the murI gene encoding glutamate racemase; protein product: MANILIFDSGMGGLSVYREVHRALPAHQYFYLFDNACFPYGELGEVHLVERVLELLTAFVPTHGIDIVVIACNTASTHVLPALRERLHIPVVGVVPAIKPAAEYCRLHGLKHIGLLATPGTVSRRYTAELVQSFAADMQVSMLGTTELVKMAENKLAGQPVDMARLARILAPWRGEGGPNALVLGCTHFPLLAEELHQCLPEVKLVDSGKAIARRVASLLLQSATVTGHEQGTAGRVYCTKSTAKAQAQGHAFAAEGFSVLEAFIS
- a CDS encoding TonB-dependent receptor domain-containing protein is translated as MSRKLLAAALLPWAAFAQNSSDPTSITIYNRVEQPLTSALAPVEVITKAEIERRQPRSLVDLLETLPGMQFGTQNGGIGQNSSLFIRGTNSDHVLVLLNGKPMARSVSGDVNFSQLPVNNVERVEYIRGPRAAIYGSKAIGGVVNIITTSKVNSAQVGVTTGSHDYYAADVSINQWVTDATRLQLATGYRETRGYDVVADNNESDRDGFESKNLTLGVEHQLDPRWTLDANLNSWQDEVAYDVNRDFINPWDGDYSQTTAYQADAGIRYRDEQLNSQLSVSYGETELLSWNEGEGKGSQYQTNLSTAVTQVAGLTQYHYADAGYVLAGMDWQRERLLSSSRAQDWNTFPPGLISFSAPDRDNTGVYASVFHTWAPVSIELTGRIDDNEQFGTYDTWQTAVSVELPAQHKATLSYGTAFKAPSFTQLYWPSYEKPNLEPEESESWELMLSGDYSLLDWQLNLYRNNIQNLISRQGERRFGNTDVVIKGLELSVKADTGLLHHTVSFEHTDIDDLNNNGRQLIRRAKRKASWTGDIDVADVNLFAQVLYVGERSDNDFSTWPARELVLPSYTIWNVGARYPLTSNLTLNGKVNNLFDKDYQVTYGYDAPDMEFYVGADYRF
- the trmA gene encoding tRNA (uridine(54)-C5)-methyltransferase TrmA; this translates as MSTQVTPHSYQTQLDEKAARLEQTFAPFNPPALEIFASEPEHYRMRAEFRVWHEGDDLYYIMFDQATREKYRVERFPAASALINTAMPLLLEALRPNPVLRRKLFQVDFLSSLSNELVISLLYHRQLGEDWQAEVQHLRARLKEQGISAHIIGRAKKQKLVHDCDYVVERLNVAGKELIYQQVENSFTQPNGRMNEHMLGWALDVTQGASGDLLELYCGNGNFSLALARNFRRVLATEISSSSVKSAQYNIAENAIDNVTILRMSAEEFTQAMRGVREFRRLKGVDLQSYECNTILVDPPRAGLDEDTVKLVQDYDNIVYISCNPDTLLQNLNTLGQTHHIGRFALFDQFPYTHHMEAGVYLTRK
- a CDS encoding ATP--cob(I)alamin adenosyltransferase — protein: MRRPRPDDLREWCYPFIYETRLTCDYEILTDELCCHLGVVLAALPAGCDDIQVDLEQLQPLIYHLNGSVRGKNGIFEPHIEWLKERYSHYQQQTQGRVTGFVLPRGPAPVPQLHLCRCTAKKIVRMLVRLEEEGRRFDETLPRFANVLANFFCVLTVAIKARLNVEEVPYISVNY
- a CDS encoding sulfite oxidase codes for the protein MASDSDNKQPPQQRGLHELYREDPIKADEQLWGRETDPGSRRGFLKRSGLLAMATALGASIPFAKNMPAGLIPAAFAQSDEPFTLPGKEGLVVLNDRPINAETPPHLLDDEVTPARHMFVRNNGLVPNIDTLNPDNWTLEIGGESCETPTTFTLAELKSRFKHYSYQLTVECGGNGRSEYVPAASGNQWTTGAVACPKFTGVRLRDVLEACGIKKDAVYIGYYGGDLHPSGDPSKEAISRGVPMSKALEDETLIAWAMNDEDMPVLNGHPLRLVCGGWPASTSGKWLKKIVIRNQVHDGNKMAAPSYMVPKYPVAPGTQVPNEDMEIIESMPVKSLITFPKTGISHALGQPLAVRGHAWAGDLAVNEVHLSIDFGATWHKAELRAPVNRLAWQHWHSELSFPEKGYYEIWAKAVDTNGKAQPMVVPGWNPRGYLNNACHRIAVQIV